Proteins encoded in a region of the Clostridium beijerinckii genome:
- a CDS encoding ANTAR domain-containing response regulator: protein MAQDGRIIIALSNIETAKKLKSLLMQEGYEIIALCASGNELIRLVMQHSPDLVLVGYKFKDMSLLDVYETLVDVTSFLAIVNEPYKSFIEEDTDIYCIGTKISNVLLTNAINLIFQSKKRIKKLRDQVEKLEHTLEDRKLIEKAKGQLMKTSGLTENEAFRYMQKISMDSGKRMKDIASLILSENE from the coding sequence ATGGCTCAAGATGGAAGAATTATTATAGCTTTAAGCAATATTGAGACAGCAAAAAAATTAAAGAGTTTACTAATGCAGGAAGGCTATGAAATCATAGCATTATGTGCTTCAGGAAATGAATTAATTAGATTAGTTATGCAACATTCCCCAGACCTAGTCTTAGTAGGATATAAATTCAAGGATATGAGTTTACTAGATGTTTATGAAACACTAGTAGATGTAACTAGTTTTTTAGCTATCGTAAATGAGCCTTATAAATCATTTATAGAAGAAGATACTGATATATATTGTATTGGTACTAAAATCTCTAATGTTCTCTTAACTAATGCTATAAATTTAATTTTTCAAAGCAAAAAGAGAATCAAGAAGCTGAGAGATCAAGTTGAAAAGTTAGAACATACTCTGGAAGATAGAAAGCTTATCGAAAAGGCTAAGGGTCAACTCATGAAAACTTCAGGACTTACGGAGAATGAAGCGTTTAGATATATGCAGAAGATAAGTATGGATTCTGGGAAAAGAATGAAAGATATTGCGAGTTTAATATTAAGTGAAAATGAATAA
- a CDS encoding glutamate synthase subunit beta — protein MGKPTGFLEYDREVGKNREPKERIKDYKEFHLSLPAEKQSIQGARCMDCGVPFCQSGVLFSGMVSGCPLHNLIPEWNDLVYRGKWDLAYERLNKTNPFPEFTGRVCPAPCEAGCTAGLNGPSVTIKENERAIIDTAFKNGIVKANPPVKRTGKKVAVIGSGPAGLAAADTLNKCGHKVTVFERSDRPGGLLMYGIPNMKLDKEVILRRINLMAEEGIRFVTNANIGENYDANEILDEYDAVVLATGASEPRDLVAKGRDKVKGVHFAVDFLKANTKSLLDSNHDDNNYISAQDKNVIVIGGGDTGTDCVGTSLRHGCKSLVQFEIMGEPLKERGANNPWPEWPKVLKVDYGQEEFIDLYGKDPREYLTTVTGLNADKDGNLESVDTVKVEWKKDENGRFGPVPVEGSEKTYQAELVLLAMGFTGSQNYIKEAFGVESDVRSNIKANEKDFKTNVHKVFSTGDARRGQSLVVTAINEGIRAGISVNEFLRK, from the coding sequence ATGGGTAAACCAACGGGATTTTTAGAGTATGATAGAGAAGTAGGTAAAAATAGAGAACCTAAAGAAAGAATAAAAGACTATAAAGAATTTCATTTAAGTCTTCCAGCAGAAAAGCAAAGCATTCAAGGTGCAAGGTGTATGGACTGTGGTGTTCCATTCTGCCAATCAGGAGTATTATTTTCAGGTATGGTATCTGGTTGTCCGCTTCATAACCTAATTCCTGAATGGAATGATTTAGTGTACAGAGGAAAATGGGATTTAGCTTATGAAAGATTAAATAAAACTAACCCATTCCCAGAATTTACAGGAAGAGTATGTCCAGCTCCATGCGAAGCTGGATGTACAGCAGGGTTAAATGGGCCTTCAGTTACTATAAAGGAAAATGAAAGAGCTATAATTGATACTGCTTTTAAAAATGGAATAGTTAAAGCTAATCCTCCAGTTAAGAGAACTGGAAAGAAAGTTGCTGTAATAGGATCAGGCCCAGCAGGACTTGCAGCAGCAGATACATTAAATAAATGTGGTCATAAAGTTACTGTTTTTGAAAGAAGTGATAGACCAGGTGGATTATTAATGTATGGTATTCCAAATATGAAGCTTGATAAAGAAGTTATATTAAGAAGAATAAATCTTATGGCTGAGGAAGGTATTAGGTTTGTAACTAACGCCAATATTGGTGAAAATTATGATGCAAATGAAATATTAGATGAATATGATGCTGTAGTACTTGCAACTGGTGCATCTGAGCCTAGGGATCTTGTAGCAAAAGGTAGAGATAAAGTTAAAGGCGTACATTTTGCAGTAGATTTCTTAAAAGCTAATACAAAAAGTCTTCTAGACTCAAATCATGATGATAATAATTATATTTCAGCACAAGATAAAAATGTAATTGTAATTGGTGGTGGGGATACAGGTACAGACTGCGTTGGAACTTCACTTAGACATGGATGTAAATCATTAGTTCAATTTGAAATAATGGGTGAACCTCTTAAAGAAAGAGGAGCTAATAATCCATGGCCAGAGTGGCCTAAAGTTCTTAAGGTTGATTATGGACAAGAAGAATTTATAGACCTTTATGGTAAGGATCCAAGAGAATATTTAACTACAGTTACTGGTCTTAATGCAGATAAAGATGGAAATCTTGAAAGTGTTGATACTGTAAAAGTTGAATGGAAGAAAGACGAAAATGGAAGATTTGGTCCAGTGCCAGTTGAAGGATCAGAAAAAACTTATCAAGCCGAACTTGTATTGCTTGCAATGGGCTTCACAGGTTCACAAAATTACATTAAAGAAGCTTTTGGGGTTGAATCAGATGTAAGAAGCAACATAAAAGCAAATGAAAAAGATTTTAAAACTAATGTACACAAAGTATTTTCAACAGGTGATGCTAGACGTGGACAATCATTGGTTGTTACAGCTATAAATGAAGGAATAAGAGCAGGAATATCTGTTAATGAATTCTTAAGAAAATAG
- a CDS encoding FeoA family protein produces MPLILANKGNEMNIKKITGNDETKRFLNSLGFVTGETVKIISELGGNLIINVKDSRVALDKRMASRIIV; encoded by the coding sequence ATGCCATTAATATTAGCTAATAAGGGAAATGAAATGAATATTAAAAAGATTACAGGAAATGATGAAACAAAAAGATTTTTAAACAGTTTAGGGTTTGTTACAGGTGAAACGGTTAAAATTATTTCTGAACTTGGAGGAAATCTAATAATAAATGTTAAGGATAGCAGAGTTGCATTAGATAAAAGAATGGCAAGCAGAATTATAGTTTAG
- the gltB gene encoding glutamate synthase large subunit produces the protein MERNNPNAQGLYNPCFEHDACGIGTIVNIDGEKSHEILSDCLTILEKLEHRGGTGADEHTGDGAGILFNIPHKFFQEELKSKGMTLGNEGDYAVAMVFLPQEEKARKEAMSLFEDISKEEGLELIGWREVQTNPSILGKASLEAMPAIMQAFVRRPNGIKPGKDFERNLYIVRRNIEKRAGWISKFLNETFYIASFSSKTIVYKGMLLSTQLREFYKDLEDERVETSLALVHSRYSTNTFPSWERAHPNRFMIHNGEINTLRGNVNKVYSRETNVKSRALGKDLNRVLPIINKEGSDSAIFDNNLEFLYMNGMDLTRAIMMAIPEPWYKSKTMSKEMKAFYEYNATLMEPWDGPAAIVFTDGEKVGAVLDRNGLRPSRYYITKDRRLILSSEVGALDIPAEIVEKKDRLMPGRMLLVDTVKKEVIDDEELKNAYANQYPYEEWLKENLITLDKMNESKKFKIEYDKETRKKLEKAFGYTYEEVKTTMLPMAETGAEPLAAMGVDVPLAVLSKNSQPLFNYFKQLFAQVTNPPIDAIREEIVTASNVYLGPEGNILEDKASNCELIKLDSPIIKDEELAKIKAYNKGNLKSKVIDIVFDKGGSLEEALNEMFEKAQDAYEKGYTIFILSDRNISDVKVPIPSLLAVSALHQYLVKKGTRTSVGLILESGEPREVHHFATLLGFGASAINPYMAYESLRGLIEEGLLDLDYDKAVYNYNKAVLKGIIKILSKMGISTIQSYQGAQIFEAIGIGKEVIDKYFTNTISRIDGIGLAEIQKEAEINHRNGFKEKTYAADFSLDSPGYEKLRSGEDSGEEHLYNPLTIHKLQEATKTSNYELFKEYTSLIDDEKAEITLRGLLEFNYNSKAIPLEEVEPVSEIVKRFKTGAMSYGSISKEAHEALAIAMNRIGGKSNTGEGGEDKDRWIKDANGDSRRSSIKQIASGRFGVTSEYLVNADELQIKLAQGAKPGEGGQLPGTKVYPWIAKTRHSTTGVGLISPPPHHDIYSIEDLAQLIYDLKNSNTGARVSVKLVSECGVGTVAAGVAKGGAEVILISGYDGGTGASPKNSIKNAGLPWELGLAEAHQTLLLNDLRERVRVEVDGKLMSGRDVAIAALLGAEEFGFATAPLVTLGCVMMRVCNLDTCPVGVATQNEELRKRFKGKPEYVVNFMYFIAQELREIMASLGFRNIDEMVGRVDKLKQRENIHGWKAKNVDLSSILYTPDKYKGKVVKFDETKKYDFKLERVLDQKVFLSQFKDAIEKKEKVNFEIDITNTDRTLGTILGSEITRVNGSDGLPEDTITIKCNGAAGQSFGSFIPSGLTFEVEGDANDYLGKGLSGGKIIVYPPKKSTFVAEDNILIGNVALYGATSGKVFINGIAGERFCVRNSGATAVVEGVGAHGLEYMTGGKVVVLGKTGINFAAGMSGGIAYIYEEDPNFRINLNEEMILLEELSLEDEEELKNLIEEHVKVTGSPKGNKILYNFETEKSKFHKIIPKDYKRVLETVEKHKNLGCDEDEALIKTFQEIKGN, from the coding sequence ATGGAAAGAAATAATCCGAATGCACAGGGGTTATATAATCCATGTTTTGAACATGATGCTTGTGGAATTGGGACTATAGTAAACATTGATGGTGAGAAATCTCATGAAATATTATCAGATTGTTTAACTATCCTAGAAAAGCTAGAGCACAGAGGTGGTACAGGCGCTGATGAACATACAGGAGATGGAGCAGGAATATTATTTAATATACCACATAAGTTCTTTCAGGAAGAATTGAAATCAAAAGGTATGACTCTCGGAAACGAAGGGGATTACGCTGTTGCTATGGTATTTTTACCACAAGAAGAAAAGGCAAGAAAAGAAGCTATGAGCCTTTTTGAAGATATATCAAAGGAAGAAGGACTTGAACTAATTGGGTGGAGAGAAGTTCAAACAAACCCTTCAATACTTGGAAAAGCATCGCTAGAAGCAATGCCTGCAATAATGCAAGCTTTTGTAAGAAGGCCAAATGGAATAAAACCAGGAAAAGATTTCGAAAGAAATTTATATATTGTTAGAAGAAATATAGAAAAAAGAGCAGGATGGATAAGCAAGTTCCTTAATGAAACTTTCTACATAGCGTCTTTTTCATCAAAGACAATAGTATATAAAGGAATGTTACTATCTACACAGCTTAGAGAATTTTATAAAGATTTAGAAGATGAAAGAGTTGAAACATCTTTGGCATTAGTACATTCAAGATACAGTACTAATACATTCCCAAGTTGGGAAAGAGCTCATCCTAATAGATTTATGATTCACAATGGTGAAATTAATACACTTCGTGGAAATGTTAATAAGGTTTATTCTAGAGAAACAAATGTTAAATCTAGAGCACTTGGAAAAGATTTAAACAGAGTGCTACCTATTATAAATAAAGAAGGATCAGACTCTGCAATATTTGATAACAATTTAGAATTCTTATATATGAATGGAATGGATTTAACTAGAGCCATTATGATGGCAATTCCAGAACCATGGTATAAGAGTAAAACTATGAGTAAAGAAATGAAAGCTTTTTATGAATATAATGCTACACTAATGGAACCATGGGATGGTCCAGCAGCTATCGTATTTACAGATGGCGAAAAAGTTGGTGCAGTTTTAGATAGAAATGGTTTAAGACCATCAAGATATTATATAACTAAAGATAGAAGACTTATTCTTTCTTCAGAAGTTGGTGCATTAGATATACCAGCTGAAATTGTTGAAAAGAAAGATAGATTAATGCCAGGTAGAATGCTACTTGTAGATACAGTTAAGAAAGAAGTTATAGATGACGAAGAATTGAAAAATGCTTATGCTAATCAATATCCTTATGAAGAATGGTTAAAAGAAAATCTAATTACATTAGATAAAATGAATGAAAGCAAGAAGTTCAAGATTGAATATGATAAGGAAACTAGAAAGAAATTAGAAAAAGCTTTCGGATACACTTACGAGGAAGTAAAAACAACAATGCTTCCAATGGCTGAAACTGGAGCTGAACCATTAGCAGCTATGGGTGTAGATGTTCCTTTAGCAGTATTATCGAAGAATTCTCAACCGTTATTTAATTACTTCAAGCAGTTATTTGCACAAGTTACTAATCCTCCTATTGATGCTATTAGAGAAGAAATAGTTACAGCTTCTAATGTTTATCTTGGACCAGAGGGTAATATATTAGAAGATAAAGCATCAAATTGTGAGTTAATTAAACTTGATTCACCAATAATCAAGGATGAAGAATTAGCTAAAATAAAAGCTTATAATAAAGGAAACTTAAAATCAAAAGTAATTGATATCGTATTTGATAAAGGTGGCTCTTTAGAGGAAGCATTAAATGAAATGTTTGAAAAAGCACAAGATGCCTATGAAAAGGGATATACTATATTTATATTATCTGATAGAAATATAAGTGATGTAAAAGTTCCAATTCCATCATTGCTTGCAGTATCAGCGCTTCATCAATATCTAGTTAAAAAAGGGACAAGAACTTCAGTTGGGCTAATACTTGAAAGTGGAGAACCTAGAGAAGTTCACCATTTTGCGACATTACTTGGATTTGGTGCTTCTGCTATAAATCCATATATGGCTTATGAAAGCTTAAGAGGATTAATTGAAGAAGGATTACTTGATTTAGATTATGATAAAGCTGTTTATAATTATAATAAAGCAGTGCTTAAAGGTATAATTAAAATACTTTCAAAAATGGGTATTTCAACAATACAATCTTATCAAGGAGCACAAATTTTTGAAGCTATAGGAATTGGAAAAGAAGTTATTGATAAATACTTTACTAATACTATAAGCAGAATTGATGGAATAGGACTTGCTGAAATTCAAAAAGAAGCAGAGATAAACCACAGAAATGGATTTAAAGAAAAAACTTATGCAGCAGACTTTTCACTAGATTCTCCAGGATATGAAAAACTTAGATCAGGAGAAGATAGTGGAGAAGAGCATTTATATAATCCACTAACTATTCACAAACTTCAAGAAGCTACTAAAACATCTAATTATGAATTATTTAAAGAATATACTTCTTTAATTGATGATGAAAAAGCTGAAATCACTTTAAGAGGATTATTAGAATTTAACTATAATTCTAAGGCAATTCCACTTGAAGAAGTTGAGCCAGTTTCAGAAATTGTTAAGAGATTTAAGACAGGAGCAATGTCTTATGGATCAATTTCTAAAGAAGCTCATGAAGCACTTGCTATTGCTATGAACAGAATTGGCGGTAAGTCTAACACTGGTGAAGGTGGAGAAGATAAGGATAGATGGATTAAAGACGCAAATGGGGATTCAAGAAGATCCTCAATAAAGCAAATTGCATCTGGTAGATTTGGAGTAACTTCAGAGTATTTAGTAAATGCAGATGAACTTCAAATAAAACTAGCACAAGGAGCAAAACCTGGTGAAGGTGGTCAATTACCTGGGACTAAGGTTTACCCATGGATTGCTAAAACTAGACATTCAACTACAGGGGTTGGTCTTATATCACCACCACCTCATCATGATATTTACTCAATAGAAGATTTAGCTCAATTAATATATGACTTAAAGAATTCAAACACTGGAGCTAGAGTATCTGTTAAGTTAGTTTCAGAATGTGGAGTTGGAACTGTTGCAGCTGGTGTTGCTAAAGGTGGAGCAGAAGTAATATTAATTTCAGGGTATGATGGAGGAACAGGTGCATCACCTAAAAACTCAATCAAAAATGCCGGACTTCCATGGGAACTTGGACTAGCTGAAGCTCACCAAACATTACTTCTTAACGATTTAAGAGAAAGAGTTAGAGTAGAAGTAGATGGTAAACTTATGAGTGGACGTGATGTTGCTATAGCTGCCCTTCTTGGAGCAGAAGAATTTGGATTTGCAACTGCACCATTAGTAACTTTAGGTTGTGTTATGATGAGAGTTTGTAATCTAGATACTTGTCCAGTTGGAGTTGCAACTCAAAATGAAGAGCTTAGAAAGAGATTTAAAGGAAAACCAGAATATGTAGTTAACTTTATGTACTTTATAGCTCAAGAACTAAGAGAAATTATGGCAAGTCTTGGATTTAGAAATATTGATGAGATGGTTGGTAGAGTAGACAAACTTAAGCAGAGAGAAAATATTCATGGCTGGAAAGCTAAGAATGTTGATTTAAGCTCAATACTTTACACTCCAGATAAGTATAAAGGAAAAGTTGTTAAGTTTGATGAAACTAAGAAATACGACTTTAAATTAGAAAGAGTGCTAGATCAAAAAGTATTCTTAAGCCAATTTAAAGACGCTATAGAAAAGAAAGAAAAAGTAAACTTTGAAATTGATATAACTAATACTGATAGAACACTTGGAACTATTCTTGGATCTGAAATAACAAGAGTAAATGGTTCTGATGGATTGCCAGAAGATACTATTACTATTAAGTGTAATGGAGCTGCAGGTCAAAGTTTTGGTTCATTCATTCCAAGTGGATTAACATTTGAAGTTGAAGGAGATGCTAATGATTACTTAGGTAAGGGATTATCAGGTGGTAAGATTATAGTATATCCTCCAAAGAAATCAACATTTGTAGCAGAAGATAATATCTTGATTGGAAATGTTGCTTTATATGGTGCAACTTCAGGAAAAGTATTTATAAATGGTATTGCAGGTGAAAGATTCTGCGTTAGAAATTCAGGAGCGACTGCTGTTGTTGAAGGAGTTGGAGCTCACGGATTAGAGTACATGACAGGTGGTAAGGTTGTTGTTTTAGGTAAAACAGGAATTAACTTTGCTGCTGGTATGAGTGGCGGAATTGCTTACATTTATGAAGAAGATCCAAACTTTAGAATAAACTTAAATGAAGAAATGATTCTATTAGAAGAGTTAAGCTTAGAAGATGAAGAAGAATTAAAGAACTTAATTGAAGAACATGTAAAAGTTACGGGCTCTCCTAAAGGAAATAAAATATTATACAACTTTGAGACAGAAAAATCTAAATTCCACAAAATAATTCCAAAGGATTATAAGAGAGTATTGGAAACTGTTGAAAAGCATAAGAATCTTGGATGTGATGAGGATGAAGCATTAATTAAAACTTTCCAAGAAATTAAAGGAAATTAG
- a CDS encoding CPBP family intramembrane glutamic endopeptidase — protein sequence MKIFSNDSKQVRPGWKIILVFLCFFVSTTIISVVFGNIYSTFVFMSNPELLSKRDEGIRYITEQLLSMSSFPGAFLNLIQCILMIFFVILFWKVLDRKKVKDIGLINIKRGWKDLFYGLLFGAISFTIVAIILLCTKSVELVNSLNSPNFSRALFLQLIVFIFVGINEELFARGYCMTVLKQTKISWIPILGSAVIFSLMHSLNHGISLLAYINLFLFGIFMGYLFIKTKNIWMCIGYHITWNYFQGDIFGFLVSGNVTDSMYTIRTINSNIVNGGSFGPEGGIVVTALLIVTILMTYKFIPYRA from the coding sequence ATGAAAATCTTTAGTAATGATAGTAAGCAAGTAAGACCTGGTTGGAAGATAATACTTGTTTTCTTATGTTTCTTTGTATCTACTACTATAATATCAGTTGTCTTCGGTAACATATATAGTACATTTGTCTTTATGAGTAATCCAGAATTACTTTCAAAGCGAGACGAGGGAATAAGATATATTACGGAACAACTTTTAAGTATGTCTTCTTTTCCAGGAGCATTTTTAAATTTAATACAATGTATACTAATGATATTCTTTGTAATTTTATTTTGGAAGGTTCTAGATAGAAAAAAAGTTAAAGATATTGGATTAATAAATATAAAAAGAGGCTGGAAAGATTTATTTTATGGCTTATTATTTGGCGCAATATCATTTACTATAGTTGCAATTATATTGTTATGTACTAAATCAGTTGAACTAGTGAATAGTTTAAATAGTCCAAACTTTTCAAGAGCATTGTTTTTGCAGCTTATTGTTTTTATCTTTGTTGGGATTAATGAAGAACTTTTTGCTAGAGGGTATTGTATGACTGTTTTGAAACAAACTAAAATATCATGGATACCTATTTTAGGATCAGCAGTAATATTCTCGCTGATGCATTCTTTAAATCATGGAATCAGCTTACTTGCATATATTAACTTGTTTTTATTTGGGATTTTTATGGGATATTTATTCATAAAGACTAAAAATATATGGATGTGCATAGGTTATCATATAACTTGGAATTATTTTCAGGGTGACATTTTTGGATTCTTGGTAAGTGGAAATGTTACAGATTCTATGTATACCATAAGAACTATTAATTCAAATATAGTTAATGGAGGAAGCTTTGGACCAGAAGGAGGAATAGTTGTTACAGCATTGCTTATAGTAACAATTTTAATGACATATAAATTCATACCGTATAGAGCATAA
- a CDS encoding phage replisome organizer N-terminal domain-containing protein, with product MRERRYVRFRIDMYDDTKFKIIDRMSNRDLIHYVWNRMVVLAGKVNQEGELYMSRNIPYTVETLSIEFNREISEVKAALDVLVNLEMIEIVDNNIYKVKNFAKHQNIKVKEKSEIVKKENEIGILEKTDMDKNKETEVRSKDETNIQGKVDVKENKNDEIPLLKVDNPKLNSENEFDNNSNVTEVKKDEIDQHNNSPVIFEVKKDVGKKRKVNKKKNESIIEVYDEDDSTDNRHRDDAIFWLSDGDITLGEGETIISEWSFE from the coding sequence ATGAGAGAGAGAAGATATGTGAGATTCAGAATAGATATGTATGATGACACAAAATTTAAAATAATAGATAGAATGTCTAATAGAGATCTTATTCACTATGTTTGGAACAGGATGGTTGTTTTAGCTGGAAAGGTAAATCAAGAGGGAGAATTATATATGTCAAGAAATATTCCATACACAGTAGAGACCTTATCAATAGAATTTAATAGAGAGATAAGTGAAGTAAAAGCTGCGTTAGACGTTCTAGTGAATTTAGAAATGATCGAAATCGTAGATAATAATATATACAAGGTGAAAAATTTTGCAAAGCATCAAAATATCAAAGTCAAGGAAAAATCTGAAATTGTAAAAAAAGAAAATGAAATAGGAATTTTAGAAAAGACTGATATGGATAAAAATAAGGAGACAGAAGTAAGGTCTAAAGATGAGACTAATATACAAGGAAAAGTAGATGTTAAAGAAAATAAGAATGATGAGATACCACTTTTAAAAGTAGATAATCCAAAACTAAATAGTGAAAATGAATTTGATAACAATAGTAATGTGACGGAAGTAAAGAAGGATGAGATTGATCAACATAATAATTCTCCAGTAATTTTTGAAGTTAAAAAAGATGTAGGTAAGAAGAGAAAAGTAAATAAAAAGAAAAATGAGAGTATTATAGAAGTGTATGATGAGGATGATTCTACAGATAATAGACATAGGGATGATGCTATTTTCTGGCTTAGTGACGGTGATATTACTTTAGGAGAAGGAGAAACTATAATATCTGAGTGGTCTTTTGAGTGA
- a CDS encoding NADP-dependent isocitrate dehydrogenase, which translates to MEKIKMSTPLVEMDGDEMTRIIWGAIKEELLNPFIELNTEYYDLGLEYRNETDDQVTVDAAEAIKKYKVGVKCATITPNAARVKEYNLKEMWKSPNGTIRSILDGTVFRAPIIVEPVKPYVRTWKKPITIARHAYGDVYRDVEMKIEGKGKCELVFTSETGEEKRELVHNFAGDGVVLGMHNLNKSIESFARACFNFALDTKQDLWFATKDTISKKYDHTFKDIFQDIFDEEYKAKFDEAGIEYFYTLIDDVVARVVKSEGGIIWACKNYDGDVMSDMVATAFGSLAMMTSVLVSPEGNYEYEAAHGTVQRHYYKHLQGEETSTNSIATIFAWSGALRKRGELDNNEALVNFADKLEKASIKTIEDGIMTKDLALLAEHNNIQTLNTFDFIKAIRKTLEEIL; encoded by the coding sequence ATGGAAAAAATAAAAATGTCAACTCCGTTAGTTGAAATGGACGGAGATGAAATGACAAGAATTATTTGGGGCGCAATAAAAGAGGAATTATTAAATCCTTTTATCGAATTAAATACAGAATATTATGATCTTGGATTAGAGTATAGAAATGAAACTGACGATCAAGTTACTGTAGATGCTGCAGAAGCTATCAAAAAGTATAAAGTTGGTGTGAAATGTGCAACTATTACACCAAATGCAGCAAGAGTTAAAGAGTATAATTTAAAAGAAATGTGGAAAAGTCCTAATGGAACTATAAGATCAATATTAGATGGAACAGTATTTAGAGCACCAATTATAGTAGAACCAGTGAAGCCATATGTTAGAACATGGAAAAAGCCTATTACGATAGCGAGACATGCTTATGGGGATGTATATAGGGATGTTGAAATGAAAATAGAAGGAAAAGGTAAATGTGAACTTGTATTTACGTCTGAGACTGGCGAAGAAAAAAGAGAGTTAGTACATAACTTTGCAGGTGATGGAGTAGTTCTTGGTATGCATAACCTTAATAAGTCTATTGAAAGTTTTGCAAGAGCTTGCTTTAATTTTGCACTAGATACTAAACAAGATTTATGGTTTGCAACTAAGGACACAATTTCAAAGAAATATGATCATACATTTAAGGATATTTTCCAAGATATCTTTGATGAAGAATATAAAGCTAAGTTTGATGAGGCGGGCATTGAATATTTCTATACGTTAATTGATGATGTTGTTGCTAGAGTTGTTAAATCAGAAGGTGGAATTATCTGGGCGTGTAAAAACTATGATGGAGACGTGATGAGTGATATGGTTGCTACGGCATTTGGTTCACTTGCAATGATGACATCTGTACTTGTTTCTCCAGAAGGAAACTATGAATATGAAGCGGCGCATGGAACTGTTCAAAGGCATTATTACAAACACTTACAAGGTGAAGAAACGTCAACAAATTCTATCGCAACAATATTTGCGTGGTCTGGAGCCTTAAGGAAAAGAGGAGAATTAGACAATAATGAGGCTTTAGTCAATTTTGCAGACAAATTGGAAAAGGCTTCGATTAAAACAATTGAAGATGGAATAATGACTAAAGATTTAGCGTTACTTGCTGAGCATAATAATATTCAAACACTAAATACATTTGACTTTATTAAGGCTATAAGAAAAACTTTGGAGGAAATACTTTAA